In a genomic window of Penaeus vannamei isolate JL-2024 chromosome 38, ASM4276789v1, whole genome shotgun sequence:
- the LOC138859827 gene encoding uncharacterized protein: MQPLYPFPKPPDLTPPSVFHVWRQIHKLSGKHPPHPAPVLHIHNSLIYESPQVATEFGAYFSQIVITSCKCKLLERIVNIRRMWYLEYHNLISTNQFGFHHDQSTADPLAYFETSSSFAHHESVLAVIDL; the protein is encoded by the exons ATGCAACCTCTATATCCATTCCCCAAACCTCCTGACCTTACACCTCCAAGTGTGTTCCATG TCTGGCGGCagatccataaactatcaggtaaacatcctcctcatcctgcccCCGTCCTCCATATCCACAACAGTCTCATCTATGAATCTCCTCAAGTTGCTACTGAATTTGGTGCCTACTTTAGCCAG ATAGTTATTACAAGCTGCAAATGCAAGCTACTGGAAAGGATTGTTAACATCCGACGTATGTGGTACCTAGAATATCACAACCTTATCTCCACAAATCAGTTTGGTTTTCATCACGATCAAAGCACTGCTGATCCTCTTGCCTATTTCGAAACCTCATCATCATTTGCACACCATGAATCAGTATTGGCTGTCATCGATCTATAA